In Frondihabitans sp. PAMC 28766, a genomic segment contains:
- a CDS encoding ASCH domain-containing protein has protein sequence MLTAADVAGLPLEEFAFPGPLRDQLVAAIVDGSKTSTTSLVEGYEPDEPLPVVGGRGVVIDSDGQPVCVIENTAVRIAPLGEVDEQHARDEGEGYETVAAWRAGHEEFWHGPEVRAEMGADHRVTDATLAVFVRFRVVAR, from the coding sequence ATGCTGACCGCCGCCGACGTCGCGGGCCTCCCGCTCGAAGAGTTCGCCTTCCCCGGGCCGCTGCGCGACCAGCTCGTCGCCGCGATCGTCGACGGGTCGAAGACGAGCACCACGTCGCTCGTCGAGGGCTACGAGCCCGACGAGCCGCTGCCCGTCGTGGGCGGCCGCGGTGTCGTGATCGACTCCGACGGGCAGCCGGTCTGCGTCATCGAGAACACCGCCGTGCGCATCGCCCCGCTCGGCGAGGTCGACGAGCAGCACGCCCGCGATGAGGGCGAGGGTTACGAGACGGTCGCCGCCTGGCGCGCGGGCCACGAGGAGTTCTGGCACGGCCCCGAGGTCCGCGCCGAGATGGGTGCCGACCACCGCGTCACCGACGCCACCCTCGCCGTGTTCGTCCGCTTCCGCGTCGTCGCCCGCTGA
- a CDS encoding PfkB family carbohydrate kinase has translation MSSVSPRPASAFVVGEALIDVVVDGDRRDEHPGGSPMNVAYGLARLGVPTVFRSVLGRDARGDAIARHLAESAATLDPASLTDSPTSTAVATIQADRHAEYTFDIAWNPGPLTASQDATLIHAGSIASALEPGSDDVRRLFDSQRTGTALLSFDPNVRPGVTPSRPAVVAAVEALAASAHVVKLSDEDAAWLFPSLSADAVLDWFLSRGAALAAMTRGGDGALVASGADRLSLPSLPVEVVDTIGAGDSFMSGLLWAILDRGLAPKLRAGVIVRSDLEAVAAVALQSARVTVSRAGANPPTPAELAAP, from the coding sequence ATGAGTTCTGTGTCGCCTCGCCCTGCATCCGCTTTCGTCGTCGGCGAAGCCCTCATCGACGTCGTCGTCGACGGCGACCGGCGCGACGAACACCCCGGCGGCAGCCCGATGAACGTCGCGTACGGGCTGGCGAGGCTCGGCGTGCCCACCGTGTTCCGGTCGGTGCTCGGCCGGGACGCCCGCGGCGACGCGATCGCTCGGCACCTGGCCGAAAGCGCGGCGACTCTTGATCCTGCATCTCTCACCGACTCGCCCACCTCGACCGCCGTCGCGACGATCCAGGCCGACCGGCACGCCGAGTACACCTTCGACATCGCCTGGAACCCGGGGCCTCTCACGGCGTCACAGGATGCCACGCTCATCCACGCGGGTTCGATCGCGTCGGCCCTCGAGCCGGGCTCCGACGACGTGCGGCGCCTGTTCGACTCTCAGCGCACGGGCACCGCGCTGCTCAGCTTCGACCCGAACGTGCGCCCGGGTGTCACGCCCTCCCGCCCGGCCGTCGTCGCCGCGGTCGAGGCGCTGGCCGCCAGCGCGCACGTGGTGAAGCTCAGCGACGAGGACGCCGCCTGGCTGTTCCCGTCGCTGTCGGCCGACGCCGTGCTCGACTGGTTCCTGTCGCGCGGGGCGGCGTTGGCCGCGATGACGCGGGGAGGCGACGGCGCCCTCGTCGCCTCGGGTGCCGATCGCCTCTCGCTGCCGTCGCTGCCGGTCGAGGTGGTCGACACGATCGGCGCAGGCGACTCGTTCATGTCAGGGCTGCTGTGGGCGATCCTCGACCGAGGCTTGGCGCCGAAGCTGCGCGCTGGCGTCATCGTGCGTTCCGACCTCGAGGCCGTTGCCGCCGTCGCACTGCAGAGCGCACGCGTCACCGTCTCGCGCGCCGGCGCGAACCCGCCCACCCCCGCCGAGCTCGCCGCGCCCTGA